A region of Geobacillus sp. 46C-IIa DNA encodes the following proteins:
- the rplW gene encoding 50S ribosomal protein L23 → MKDLRDIIKRPIITENTMNLVGQRKYTFEVDVKANKTEVKDAVEKIFGVKVEKVNIMNYKGKFKRVGRYSGYTNRRRKAIVTLTPDSKEIELFEV, encoded by the coding sequence ATGAAAGACCTTCGCGACATTATTAAGCGCCCCATCATCACGGAAAATACGATGAACTTGGTCGGGCAACGGAAATATACGTTTGAAGTTGACGTCAAAGCGAACAAAACGGAAGTGAAAGACGCTGTTGAGAAAATCTTTGGCGTCAAAGTTGAAAAAGTCAACATTATGAACTATAAAGGGAAATTTAAACGCGTCGGCCGTTACAGCGGCTACACGAACCGCCGCCGCAAAGCGATCGTAACGCTGACGCCGGACAGCAAAGAAATCGAACTGTTCGAAGTGTAA